A portion of the Fusobacterium sp. genome contains these proteins:
- a CDS encoding ribonucleotide-diphosphate reductase subunit beta, with amino-acid sequence MDRKKLFNPLGDDSLSKRKVIKGDSTNIFNLNNVKYQWANQLYRTMMGNFWIPEKIDLTQDKNDYKNLTDQEKEAYDGILSFLIFLDSIQTNNIPNVCDYITAPEINLILSIQTFQEAIHSQSYQYIIESILPKEIRNSIYDKWREDKILFERNKYIAEMYQRFLENPNDENFSKVIIADYLLEAIYFYNGFNFFYLLASRNRMMGTSDIIRLINRDELSHVVIFQHLLKEIKSENPGFFNDEEIYDMFRKAVEQEINWTNHIIGNQILGITEETTEQYTKWLANERLRSIGLKPIYDGFNKNPYKHLTKFADTEGEGNVKANFFEGTVTSYNMSSSVDGWDEI; translated from the coding sequence GTGGATAGAAAAAAACTTTTTAATCCTCTGGGAGATGATTCTTTATCTAAGAGAAAAGTAATAAAAGGTGACAGTACAAATATATTTAATTTAAATAATGTTAAGTATCAGTGGGCTAATCAACTTTACAGAACAATGATGGGAAACTTTTGGATACCAGAAAAAATAGATTTGACACAAGATAAGAATGATTATAAAAATTTGACAGATCAGGAGAAAGAAGCCTATGATGGAATTTTATCATTTTTAATATTTCTTGATAGTATTCAGACTAATAATATTCCAAATGTATGTGATTATATAACTGCTCCAGAAATAAATCTGATACTTTCCATTCAGACATTTCAAGAGGCAATACACTCACAGTCTTATCAGTATATAATAGAATCTATTCTTCCAAAAGAAATAAGAAATTCTATATATGATAAATGGAGAGAGGATAAAATACTGTTTGAAAGAAATAAATATATTGCTGAAATGTATCAAAGATTTTTAGAAAATCCAAATGATGAAAATTTTTCTAAAGTTATTATAGCTGACTATCTTTTAGAAGCAATATATTTTTATAATGGGTTTAATTTTTTCTATCTCTTGGCAAGCAGAAATAGAATGATGGGAACATCTGATATAATAAGGCTTATAAATAGAGATGAATTATCACATGTTGTTATCTTTCAACATTTATTGAAAGAAATAAAAAGTGAAAATCCAGGTTTTTTCAATGATGAAGAAATTTATGATATGTTTAGAAAAGCAGTAGAACAGGAAATAAATTGGACTAACCATATAATAGGGAATCAAATTCTTGGGATAACAGAAGAAACAACAGAACAATATACAAAATGGCTGGCTAATGAGAGATTGAGAAGTATTGGTTTAAAACCAATATATGATGGATTTAATAAAAATCCATATAAACATCTTACAAAATTTGCAGATACAGAAGGAGAAGGTAATGTAAAAGCAAATTTCTTTGAAGGAACAGTAACAAGTTATAACATGAGTTCATCTGTTGATGGTTGGGATGAAATATAA